The Agromyces sp. LHK192 genome includes a window with the following:
- a CDS encoding L-ribulose-5-phosphate 4-epimerase, whose product MSTFGPQVEVAIARVRADVARLHAELTRYGLVVWTGGNVSGRVPGADLFVIKPSGVSYDDLAPENMILCDLDGNVVDGTPGAERSPSSDTAAHAYVYRNMPEVGGVVHTHSTYATAWAARGEEIPCVITAMADEFGGPIPVGPFAIIGDDSIGRGIVETLTGHRSRAVLMRNHGPFTIGVSAKDAVKAAVMVEDVARTVHLAREAGELVPMAQDSIDRLYDRYQNVYGQAADARRASEPAPT is encoded by the coding sequence ATGAGCACGTTCGGACCCCAGGTGGAAGTCGCGATCGCACGGGTGCGCGCCGACGTGGCACGCCTGCACGCCGAATTGACCAGGTACGGCCTCGTCGTGTGGACCGGCGGCAACGTGTCGGGTCGGGTGCCCGGTGCGGACCTCTTCGTGATCAAGCCGTCCGGGGTGTCGTACGACGACCTCGCGCCGGAGAACATGATCCTGTGCGACCTCGACGGGAACGTGGTCGACGGCACGCCGGGGGCCGAACGCAGCCCCTCGAGCGACACCGCGGCGCACGCGTACGTGTACCGGAACATGCCGGAGGTCGGCGGGGTCGTGCACACGCACTCCACCTACGCCACGGCCTGGGCGGCCCGCGGCGAGGAGATCCCGTGCGTGATCACGGCGATGGCCGACGAGTTCGGCGGGCCGATCCCGGTGGGTCCGTTCGCGATCATCGGGGACGACTCGATCGGGCGGGGCATCGTGGAGACGCTGACCGGGCATCGGTCGCGGGCCGTGCTCATGCGCAACCACGGCCCGTTCACCATCGGCGTCTCGGCGAAGGACGCGGTGAAGGCCGCGGTCATGGTCGAGGACGTGGCCCGTACCGTGCACCTCGCCCGCGAAGCCGGGGAGCTCGTTCCCATGGCCCAGGACTCCATCGATCGCCTGTACGACCGGTACCAGAACGTCTACGGACAGGCGGCCGACGCCCGCAGGGCGAGCGAGCCCGCCCCCACATGA
- the chvE gene encoding multiple monosaccharide ABC transporter substrate-binding protein, which translates to MLALAACSGGSGSGGEGGGDGGLIGVAMPTKSSERWIQDGDAVKEQLEEQGFKVDLQYAEDDIPTQVSQIENMITKGAEALIIASIDGTTLSQVLQDAADADIPVIAYDRLIRDSENVDYYASFDNYIVGVQQATSLLAGLGLTDLEGAEAADAPAGPFNIELFAGSPDDNNATFFWNGAIDTLQPYIDEGTLVVKSGQTDFEQAAILRWDGEVAQERMENILTSTYSDGSTVNAVLSPYDGLSRGIISALTDAGYTVGEGWPIISGQDAELDSVKAINAGEQYATIFKDTRELAAVAVDMASALLNGEEPEVNNTEDYDNGVKVVPSYLLESQIVVKDNITEVLVDTGYWTEEEING; encoded by the coding sequence ATGCTGGCCCTGGCTGCCTGCTCGGGCGGCAGCGGCAGCGGCGGCGAGGGCGGCGGCGACGGCGGCCTCATCGGCGTCGCGATGCCCACCAAGTCGTCGGAGCGCTGGATCCAGGACGGCGACGCCGTCAAGGAGCAGCTCGAGGAGCAGGGCTTCAAGGTCGACCTCCAGTACGCCGAGGACGACATCCCCACCCAGGTCTCGCAGATCGAGAACATGATCACCAAGGGCGCCGAGGCGCTGATCATCGCCTCGATCGACGGCACCACGCTCTCGCAGGTGCTGCAGGACGCGGCCGACGCCGACATCCCCGTCATCGCCTACGACCGCCTCATCCGCGACTCCGAGAACGTCGACTACTACGCGTCGTTCGACAACTACATCGTCGGCGTGCAGCAGGCCACCTCGCTCCTCGCGGGCCTCGGCCTCACCGACCTCGAGGGCGCCGAGGCGGCCGACGCGCCGGCCGGTCCGTTCAACATCGAGCTGTTCGCCGGTTCGCCCGACGACAACAACGCGACGTTCTTCTGGAACGGCGCGATCGACACGCTGCAGCCGTACATCGACGAGGGCACCCTCGTCGTGAAGTCGGGCCAGACCGACTTCGAGCAGGCCGCCATCCTCCGCTGGGACGGCGAGGTCGCGCAGGAGCGGATGGAGAACATCCTCACCTCGACCTACTCGGACGGCTCGACCGTCAACGCGGTGCTGTCGCCCTACGACGGCCTCTCGCGCGGCATCATCTCGGCGCTCACCGACGCGGGCTACACCGTCGGCGAGGGCTGGCCGATCATCTCCGGCCAGGACGCCGAGCTCGACTCGGTCAAGGCGATCAACGCCGGCGAGCAGTACGCGACCATCTTCAAGGACACGCGTGAGCTGGCCGCCGTCGCCGTCGACATGGCGTCGGCCCTCCTGAACGGCGAAGAGCCCGAGGTCAACAACACCGAGGACTACGACAACGGCGTGAAGGTCGTCCCGTCGTACCTCCTCGAGTCGCAGATCGTCGTCAAGGACAACATCACCGAGGTCCTGGTCGACACCGGCTACTGGACCGAAGAGGAAATCAACGGCTGA
- the mmsA gene encoding multiple monosaccharide ABC transporter ATP-binding protein has product MTTNILEMRGITKTFPGVKALSNVNLQVARGEVHAICGENGAGKSTLMKVLSGVYPHGTYDGDIVFENEVVEFKDLTDSEAKGIVIIHQELALSPYLSIAENIFLNNEQKGRGGLIDWNQTNFEAAKLLARVGLRENPTTKIMDIGVGKQQLVEIAKALSKEVKLLILDEPTAALNDEDSDHLLDLILHLKGQGITSIIISHKLNEIKKVADSVTVIRDGKTIETIAKNDVTEDRIIKDMVGRDLEHRYPDHTPNLGEELLRVEDWTAHHPQDVSRVVVDNVNLNVRAGEIVGIAGLMGAGRTEFAMSLFGQTYGSRISGKVFLRGKEIKTRTVSEAIDNGIAYATEDRKTYGLNLIEDIKRNISMASLKKLENFGLVHDNEEYKVATEFKQSMNIKAPNVLVKTGKLSGGNQQKVVLSKWIYSDPEVLILDEPTRGIDVGAKYEIYTIINKLAAQGKGIIVISSELPELLGICDRVYALSEGRITGELPIEEATPEAMLKLMTMEKPR; this is encoded by the coding sequence ATGACCACCAACATTCTCGAGATGCGCGGCATCACGAAGACCTTCCCCGGCGTGAAGGCCCTCTCGAACGTCAACCTCCAGGTCGCGCGCGGCGAGGTGCACGCGATCTGCGGCGAGAACGGCGCCGGCAAGTCGACCCTGATGAAGGTGCTGTCGGGCGTGTACCCGCACGGCACCTACGACGGCGACATCGTCTTCGAGAACGAGGTCGTCGAGTTCAAGGACCTCACCGACTCCGAGGCCAAGGGCATCGTCATCATCCACCAGGAGCTCGCCCTGAGCCCCTACCTCTCCATCGCCGAGAACATCTTCCTCAACAACGAGCAGAAGGGCCGCGGCGGCCTGATCGACTGGAACCAGACGAACTTCGAGGCCGCCAAGCTCCTCGCGCGCGTCGGACTCCGGGAGAACCCGACCACGAAGATCATGGACATCGGCGTCGGCAAGCAGCAGCTCGTCGAGATCGCCAAGGCCCTCTCGAAGGAGGTCAAGCTCCTCATCCTCGACGAGCCGACCGCCGCGCTCAACGACGAGGACTCCGACCACCTGCTCGACCTGATCCTCCACCTCAAGGGGCAGGGCATCACGTCGATCATCATCAGTCACAAGCTGAACGAGATCAAGAAGGTCGCCGACTCGGTCACGGTCATCCGCGACGGCAAGACGATCGAGACGATCGCGAAGAACGACGTCACCGAGGACCGCATCATCAAGGACATGGTGGGCCGCGACCTCGAGCACCGGTACCCCGACCACACCCCGAACCTCGGCGAGGAACTGCTGCGCGTCGAGGACTGGACCGCGCACCACCCGCAGGACGTCTCGCGCGTCGTCGTCGACAACGTGAACCTCAACGTCCGTGCCGGTGAGATCGTCGGCATCGCGGGCCTCATGGGCGCCGGCCGCACCGAGTTCGCGATGAGCCTGTTCGGCCAGACCTACGGGTCGCGGATCTCGGGGAAGGTGTTCCTCCGCGGCAAGGAGATCAAGACCCGCACGGTCTCGGAGGCGATTGACAACGGCATCGCCTACGCCACCGAGGACCGCAAGACCTATGGCCTCAACCTCATCGAGGACATCAAGCGGAACATCTCGATGGCTTCGCTGAAGAAGCTCGAGAACTTCGGCCTCGTCCACGACAACGAGGAATACAAGGTCGCCACCGAGTTCAAGCAGTCGATGAACATCAAGGCGCCCAACGTCCTGGTGAAGACCGGCAAGCTGTCGGGTGGCAACCAGCAGAAGGTCGTGCTGTCGAAGTGGATCTACTCCGACCCCGAGGTGCTGATCCTCGACGAGCCGACCCGCGGCATCGACGTCGGCGCCAAGTACGAGATCTACACGATCATCAACAAGCTCGCGGCGCAGGGGAAGGGCATCATCGTCATCTCCTCCGAGCTGCCCGAGCTCCTCGGCATCTGCGACCGCGTGTACGCCCTCTCGGAGGGCCGCATCACGGGCGAGCTCCCGATCGAGGAGGCCACGCCCGAGGCGATGCTCAAGCTCATGACCATGGAAAAGCCCCGCTGA
- the mmsB gene encoding multiple monosaccharide ABC transporter permease: MTNNPTQTPTGPTGESQAVGGNINPSENKFTSWLSHVLGDLGKNGIFIALIAVVVLFAILTDGILLRPQNISNLVVQNGYILVLAIGMVMVIIAGHIDLSVGSVAAFVGACSGVFAVQWGLPWWLAVILSLGIGALVGVWQGFWVAFVGIPAFIVTLAGMLIFRGLALVVLGNANIGSFPAEYRALGNGFLSDVFGDFEIDPLTLGIGALAIVLLVVQQVRTRRGRQKYGQDVEPMVWFITKLVLVAAAIGFFAYSLASYKGIPITLIILAVLVLVYGIVMNRTVFGRHIYAIGGNRHAAELSGIKTRRVDFWLFVNMGVLAALAGLIFTARLNLAGPKAGDGFELEAISAAFIGGAAVQGGVGTIGGAIIGGLIIGVLNNGMSIMGIGIEWQQAVKGLVLLLAVAFDVYNKRRSGGR; encoded by the coding sequence ATGACGAACAATCCCACCCAGACGCCCACCGGGCCGACCGGCGAATCGCAGGCGGTCGGCGGCAACATCAACCCCTCCGAGAACAAGTTCACGAGCTGGCTCAGCCACGTGCTCGGCGACCTCGGCAAGAACGGCATCTTCATCGCGCTCATCGCGGTGGTCGTGCTGTTCGCGATCCTGACCGACGGGATCCTGCTGCGACCGCAGAACATCTCGAACCTCGTCGTGCAGAACGGCTACATCCTCGTGCTCGCGATCGGCATGGTGATGGTCATCATCGCCGGCCATATCGACCTGTCGGTCGGATCGGTCGCGGCGTTCGTCGGCGCCTGCTCGGGGGTCTTCGCGGTGCAATGGGGGCTGCCGTGGTGGCTGGCCGTCATCCTGTCGCTCGGCATCGGCGCGCTCGTCGGCGTCTGGCAGGGCTTCTGGGTCGCCTTCGTCGGCATCCCCGCGTTCATCGTGACCCTGGCGGGCATGCTCATCTTCCGCGGCCTCGCGCTCGTCGTGCTCGGCAACGCGAACATCGGCTCGTTCCCGGCCGAGTACCGTGCGCTCGGCAACGGCTTCCTCTCCGACGTGTTCGGCGACTTCGAGATCGACCCGCTCACGCTCGGCATCGGCGCGCTCGCCATCGTGCTGCTCGTCGTGCAGCAGGTGCGCACGCGCCGCGGCCGCCAGAAGTACGGCCAGGACGTCGAGCCCATGGTGTGGTTCATCACCAAGCTCGTGCTGGTGGCGGCGGCGATCGGCTTCTTCGCCTACTCGCTCGCCTCGTACAAGGGCATCCCGATCACGCTGATCATCCTCGCCGTGCTCGTGCTCGTCTACGGCATCGTGATGAATCGCACCGTGTTCGGCCGCCACATCTACGCGATCGGCGGCAACCGTCACGCGGCCGAGCTGTCGGGCATCAAGACCCGCCGGGTCGACTTCTGGCTCTTCGTCAACATGGGCGTGCTCGCCGCGCTCGCCGGCCTCATCTTCACCGCCCGCCTCAACCTGGCGGGCCCGAAGGCCGGCGACGGCTTCGAGCTCGAGGCCATCTCGGCCGCGTTCATCGGCGGCGCGGCCGTGCAGGGCGGCGTCGGCACGATCGGCGGCGCGATCATCGGTGGCCTCATCATCGGTGTCCTCAACAACGGCATGTCGATCATGGGCATCGGCATCGAGTGGCAGCAGGCCGTCAAGGGCCTCGTGCTGCTGCTGGCCGTCGCGTTCGACGTGTACAACAAGCGCCGCTCCGGCGGTCGCTGA
- a CDS encoding L-ribulose-5-phosphate 4-epimerase, whose protein sequence is MQPAAPAFAPEVDAAIAQVRADVARLHGELTRYGLVVWTGGNVSGRVPGTDLFVIKPSGVSYDDLAPENMILCDLDGNAIPGTPGSERSPSSDTAAHAYVYRNMPWVGGVVHTHSTYAVAWAARGEEIPCVITAMADEFGGPIPIGPFAIIGDDSIGRGIVETLDGHRSRAVLMQNHGPFTIGVDAKDAVKAAVMVEDVARTVHLAREAGPLIPIPQEQIDALYARYQNVYGQSGDARR, encoded by the coding sequence ATGCAGCCCGCCGCCCCTGCCTTCGCACCCGAGGTCGACGCCGCGATCGCGCAGGTGCGCGCGGACGTCGCCCGGCTGCACGGCGAACTGACCCGCTACGGCCTGGTCGTCTGGACGGGCGGCAACGTCTCGGGCCGGGTGCCCGGCACCGACCTCTTCGTGATCAAGCCGTCGGGGGTGTCGTACGACGACCTGGCTCCCGAGAACATGATCCTCTGCGACCTCGACGGCAACGCGATCCCGGGCACGCCGGGTTCCGAGCGAAGCCCGTCGAGCGACACGGCGGCGCACGCCTACGTGTACCGGAACATGCCGTGGGTCGGCGGCGTGGTGCATACGCACTCGACGTACGCCGTCGCGTGGGCCGCACGTGGCGAGGAGATCCCCTGCGTGATCACGGCGATGGCCGACGAGTTCGGCGGGCCCATCCCGATCGGTCCGTTCGCGATCATCGGGGACGACTCGATCGGCCGCGGCATCGTCGAGACGCTCGACGGCCACCGCTCGCGCGCGGTGCTCATGCAGAACCACGGCCCGTTCACGATCGGCGTCGACGCGAAGGACGCGGTGAAGGCCGCGGTCATGGTCGAGGACGTGGCGCGAACCGTCCACCTCGCGCGCGAGGCCGGGCCGCTGATCCCGATCCCGCAGGAGCAGATCGACGCGCTGTATGCGCGATACCAGAACGTCTACGGACAGAGTGGAGACGCCCGACGATGA